A genomic stretch from Cydia amplana chromosome 1, ilCydAmpl1.1, whole genome shotgun sequence includes:
- the LOC134653275 gene encoding defensin-like: MQAINVFVVLVIVALFGLIFAAPAEELSGVEQLPAMLVRSGPAQLALGSPQPRQCTNSACANLCRALGWTNGFCLDAEWCLCYN, encoded by the exons ATGCAGGCTATCAACGTTTTTGTGGTTTTGGTGATCGTAGCTCTTTTTGGGCTAATTTTTGCGGCACCTGCTGAAG AGCTATCAGGAGTTGAGCAGCTCCCCGCGATGCTGGTGCGGTCGGGGCCGGCGCAGCTGGCGCTAGGCTCGCCGCAGCCGCGCCAGTGCACCAACAGCGCCTGCGCCAACCTGTGCCGCGCGCTCGGATGGACCAACGGCTTCTGTCTCGACGCCGAGTGGTGCCTCTGCTACAACTAA